From the genome of Candidatus Methanoperedens sp., one region includes:
- a CDS encoding DNA polymerase II large subunit has translation MKFAASEAMLVYFNGLETELNRAIALANSARANGADPKPEIEIPIAKDLADRVEKLIGVEGVARRLRELEESMSREEASLQLGLEVASGKIKQFDSKKDAIEAAVRIAMAVLTEGVVAAPIEGIAKIDLAKNDDGSEYIRIYYAGPIRSAGGTAQALSVLAADYVRINLGINRFVPRPEEVERYVEEITAYHRAVHLQYLPTDEEIRLIVRNCPICIDGEPTEEAEVEGRRDLERIETNRIRGGMALVIAEGIALKAPKVKKHVDKLKLDGWDWLEKFTVTVKSDDTSAQLKPKDKYLQDLIAGRPVFSYPSRPGGFRLRYGRSRNTCFAAAGISPATMILMDDFLAAGTQIKIERPGKAAGIAPVDTIEGPTVRLFNGDVLRVDTAEEAQRIRPSVQRILDIGEILINYGDFLENNHPLVPSSYCYEWWVQELASKTPIKDLGDLKNPDENKALSLSDTYKVPLHPKYTYLWHDISLDEYCELAEYIQQNGKFNGKLSIPLDSKIKTILETLLVPHIVREKQIHIEEPLPFIRCMGLARDLKKTWTATETDIMETVSRMSGITIRRRAPIRIGGRMGRPEKSDKREMKPAPHVLFPIGEAGGRRRSLQSAKEYVDDDGGERNNEFKIGLSVQKEKVGTIKVQIGERICPSCKIRTFKNRCKCGKFTNAVLRCHACGIEVNRPVCPKCKKETTSVTETSVDLKKEYMDALENVGERDNVAIKGVLGLTSKNKTPEPLEKGILRAKHDIVMFKDGTVRYDLSDLPLTHIRPREIGVPAAKLKELGYEKDIYGRPLTDENQTLELKVQDIVVSKDCAEYLLKTARFVDDLLTKYYKVGSYYNMSRTDDLIGKLVIGLAPHTSAGVLGRLIGFTTASVGYAHPFFHAAKRRNCDGDEDCVMLLMDGLLNFSRSYLPDKRGGQMDAPLVLTSRIDPNEVDKETHNVDVTFQYPLEFYEATMKFMNPRDIVKLMDTVSGRLGTPAQYEGFGFTHDTSNIAAGPRNSAYKTLGTMIEKMDAQLALARKIRAVDPQDVAERIINSHFLPDLIGNLRSFSKQKVRCTKCNAKFRRPPLRGTCPKCGGNIVLTVHEGSVRKYLETSLRIADEYNVRHYTKQRLELLELEMRSLFESDKVKQKGLADFM, from the coding sequence ATGAAATTCGCCGCCAGCGAAGCAATGCTGGTTTATTTCAACGGGCTTGAAACAGAGCTCAACCGCGCGATCGCCCTCGCCAACAGCGCGCGCGCCAACGGCGCAGACCCGAAGCCGGAGATAGAGATCCCGATAGCGAAAGACCTTGCAGACAGGGTTGAGAAACTCATAGGCGTGGAGGGGGTTGCCAGGCGGTTAAGAGAGCTTGAAGAGTCAATGTCGAGGGAGGAGGCTTCGCTGCAGCTCGGTCTTGAAGTCGCGAGCGGGAAGATCAAGCAGTTCGATTCAAAAAAGGATGCGATAGAGGCCGCTGTGAGGATCGCCATGGCTGTGCTCACGGAAGGCGTTGTTGCTGCGCCGATAGAAGGAATAGCAAAGATCGACCTTGCGAAAAACGATGACGGCTCGGAGTATATCAGGATCTATTATGCCGGTCCCATACGGAGCGCAGGCGGCACGGCGCAGGCGCTTTCCGTGCTTGCCGCTGATTATGTGCGCATCAACCTCGGCATCAACAGGTTCGTACCGCGGCCGGAAGAGGTCGAAAGGTACGTCGAAGAGATCACCGCATATCACAGGGCAGTTCACCTGCAATACCTGCCTACCGATGAGGAAATTCGCCTGATCGTGCGCAACTGCCCTATCTGCATAGACGGCGAGCCTACGGAAGAAGCAGAAGTGGAAGGGCGCCGGGACCTTGAAAGGATCGAGACGAACAGGATACGCGGCGGTATGGCTCTTGTCATCGCCGAGGGCATCGCGCTCAAAGCCCCGAAGGTGAAGAAACATGTGGACAAGCTCAAACTCGACGGCTGGGACTGGCTTGAGAAATTCACGGTCACTGTCAAAAGCGATGATACTTCGGCACAGCTAAAGCCGAAGGACAAGTATCTGCAGGATCTGATCGCAGGAAGACCCGTATTTTCGTATCCCTCAAGGCCGGGAGGCTTCCGGCTCAGGTACGGGAGGAGCAGGAACACCTGTTTTGCAGCGGCTGGTATCAGTCCTGCCACAATGATCCTGATGGACGATTTTCTTGCCGCAGGAACCCAGATAAAGATCGAACGCCCTGGAAAGGCCGCAGGCATTGCGCCCGTGGATACGATCGAAGGGCCTACCGTGCGTTTGTTCAACGGGGATGTTTTGAGAGTTGATACTGCCGAAGAGGCTCAAAGGATCAGGCCCTCAGTACAGAGGATCCTGGATATCGGTGAGATATTGATAAATTATGGGGATTTCCTTGAGAACAACCATCCTCTGGTGCCGTCGTCATACTGTTATGAGTGGTGGGTACAGGAACTTGCTTCCAAAACACCTATAAAAGACCTGGGAGATTTGAAAAACCCGGATGAAAATAAAGCACTCTCGCTCTCCGATACCTACAAAGTACCCCTTCATCCAAAATACACCTATCTCTGGCATGATATCAGCCTTGATGAATACTGCGAGCTTGCAGAATACATCCAGCAAAATGGTAAATTCAATGGAAAACTCTCAATTCCACTTGATAGTAAAATAAAAACTATTTTGGAGACCCTTCTTGTCCCGCATATCGTGCGCGAGAAGCAGATTCATATCGAAGAGCCATTGCCATTTATCCGGTGCATGGGACTTGCAAGGGATCTGAAAAAAACATGGACAGCAACAGAAACTGATATCATGGAAACTGTTTCCAGGATGAGCGGAATTACTATACGCAGGCGGGCTCCCATCAGGATCGGCGGAAGGATGGGAAGACCTGAAAAATCTGACAAGCGTGAGATGAAGCCGGCGCCTCATGTACTTTTTCCCATCGGTGAAGCAGGCGGACGGCGCCGCTCGCTCCAGAGCGCCAAAGAATACGTTGACGACGATGGTGGGGAGAGGAATAATGAATTCAAAATAGGGCTGTCTGTCCAGAAAGAAAAGGTCGGGACGATAAAAGTACAGATAGGCGAGCGCATCTGCCCATCATGTAAAATCCGGACTTTCAAGAACAGGTGCAAATGCGGAAAATTTACGAATGCGGTCCTGCGATGCCATGCATGCGGGATTGAGGTGAACAGGCCGGTATGCCCGAAATGTAAAAAAGAAACTACCTCAGTGACAGAGACTTCTGTAGATCTCAAGAAAGAGTACATGGATGCCCTGGAAAATGTCGGGGAAAGGGATAATGTTGCAATAAAAGGGGTCCTGGGTCTTACTTCGAAAAACAAGACGCCTGAGCCGCTTGAAAAAGGCATCCTGCGTGCAAAACACGACATTGTGATGTTCAAGGACGGCACTGTGAGGTATGACCTTTCCGACCTGCCCCTCACCCATATCAGACCCAGAGAGATAGGCGTTCCGGCGGCGAAACTGAAAGAACTGGGTTATGAGAAAGACATATATGGCAGGCCGCTTACAGACGAGAACCAGACCCTTGAACTGAAAGTGCAGGACATCGTTGTCTCAAAGGATTGCGCAGAATACCTGCTAAAGACCGCGAGATTTGTTGACGACCTCCTTACGAAATATTATAAAGTGGGTTCTTACTATAACATGAGCAGGACAGACGACCTCATAGGAAAACTTGTTATCGGACTTGCCCCCCATACCTCTGCCGGGGTACTCGGGCGTCTGATCGGTTTCACCACTGCATCCGTGGGTTATGCACATCCCTTTTTCCATGCTGCAAAACGGCGCAACTGCGATGGTGACGAGGACTGCGTAATGCTTCTGATGGACGGGCTTTTGAATTTCTCGCGCTCATACCTTCCCGACAAGAGGGGAGGACAGATGGATGCGCCGCTTGTGCTGACCTCGCGCATCGACCCCAATGAAGTCGATAAGGAAACACATAACGTAGATGTGACATTCCAGTACCCTCTCGAGTTCTATGAGGCCACAATGAAATTCATGAACCCCAGGGATATCGTGAAACTAATGGATACAGTGAGCGGCAGGCTTGGTACTCCAGCACAGTACGAGGGTTTTGGTTTCACCCACGACACTTCCAATATTGCAGCAGGGCCTAGGAACAGTGCATACAAGACACTGGGGACCATGATAGAGAAAATGGACGCTCAACTCGCCCTGGCACGGAAAATAAGGGCTGTTGACCCCCAGGACGTTGCAGAAAGGATCATAAACTCGCATTTCCTGCCTGACCTGATAGGGAATCTGCGCTCTTTCTCTAAACAGAAGGTCAGGTGTACAAAATGCAATGCAAAGTTCAGGCGTCCGCCCCTGCGCGGCACCTGTCCCAAGTGCGGCGGGAATATCGTGCTTACCGTCCATGAGGGCTCTGTGAGAAAGTATCTTGAAACATCGCTTCGCATCGCAGATGAGTACAATGTAAGGCATTACACGAAGCAGAGACTGGAACTGCTCGAGCTTGAGATGAGGTCATTGTTCGAGAGCGATAAGGTGAAACAGAAAGGGCTTGCGGATTTCATGTGA
- a CDS encoding tRNA pseudouridine(54/55) synthase Pus10 encodes MTILDTARKIVHEGPICDNCLGRQFAKLSTGLSNDRRGKALKLVLAMEAGAENDDTLKGELARSEGEIKCWVCNNLFKHLDPWAEKVLGAFSDYEYGNFLVGTKMTGLLAENEEIVWAESGTTFAEPLKTELNREVGKRVEKITGKRANLKKPEIVALLDLENDAVELEVNSLYIYGRYRKLVRGIPQTRWPCRVCGGKGCERCDNTGRMYQESVDELIRPHLIKAAECEDTAFHGAGREDIDALMLGEGRPFVVEAKKPHLRNIDLISLEYEINSKAEGKIEVTGLKFVESETVEKIKSMKANKVYRLKIEHNTSEEKLKSSLDIISGTLIKQKTPTRVLHRRADLERVRKVHSTAIESFGDNTAVITIHCEGGLYVKELVSGDGGRTMPSLAGLTGSEAKVIELEVIKVDGKE; translated from the coding sequence ATGACAATTCTGGATACGGCGCGCAAAATCGTACATGAAGGCCCTATCTGCGATAACTGCCTGGGGAGACAATTCGCTAAGCTTTCAACCGGATTGTCAAATGACAGGCGGGGCAAAGCATTAAAACTCGTGCTTGCCATGGAGGCGGGTGCAGAAAATGATGATACACTGAAAGGAGAGCTTGCCAGAAGCGAAGGTGAGATCAAATGCTGGGTATGCAACAATCTTTTCAAGCACTTAGATCCGTGGGCTGAGAAGGTCCTCGGTGCGTTTTCGGACTATGAATACGGCAATTTTCTTGTAGGCACGAAGATGACGGGTCTCCTTGCCGAAAATGAAGAGATTGTCTGGGCAGAAAGCGGGACTACCTTTGCAGAACCCCTGAAGACAGAACTTAACCGCGAAGTGGGGAAAAGGGTAGAAAAAATAACAGGAAAGCGGGCAAACCTCAAAAAACCGGAAATAGTAGCACTTCTTGACCTTGAAAATGATGCGGTTGAACTCGAAGTGAACTCTCTGTACATATACGGCAGGTACAGGAAACTGGTCCGGGGTATCCCACAGACCAGATGGCCGTGCAGGGTATGCGGCGGCAAGGGATGCGAGCGCTGTGACAACACAGGCAGGATGTATCAGGAATCAGTGGACGAGCTCATAAGACCGCATCTTATCAAGGCTGCAGAATGCGAGGATACGGCGTTTCACGGAGCGGGGCGCGAGGACATCGATGCCTTGATGCTTGGCGAGGGGAGACCGTTCGTGGTCGAGGCAAAAAAGCCTCATCTGAGAAATATCGATCTAATTTCGCTCGAATATGAAATAAACAGCAAAGCAGAAGGAAAAATCGAGGTAACGGGGCTGAAATTCGTTGAAAGCGAAACAGTAGAGAAGATAAAATCAATGAAAGCGAATAAGGTTTATCGCCTTAAGATAGAACATAATACGAGCGAGGAAAAACTTAAATCATCCCTTGACATAATAAGCGGAACCCTTATCAAACAGAAAACACCCACTAGAGTGCTTCACAGGCGGGCCGACCTTGAAAGGGTACGCAAGGTACATTCGACGGCTATCGAATCCTTCGGTGATAATACCGCAGTCATCACTATCCATTGCGAAGGTGGGCTTTATGTCAAGGAACTTGTTTCCGGGGATGGCGGGCGCACAATGCCCAGTTTGGCTGGCCTTACCGGAAGTGAAGCAAAGGTTATAGAACTTGAAGTCATTAAAGTAGACGGGAAAGAATAA
- a CDS encoding phosphotransferase, producing MQLGIKAVEDYLQELYGSAKVTAISELGGIPLEVEEGIKGFGYGKPYLIVFEAKGKKHSVVLSSMRVQKGFGHDHFSDRAQILIWQNSVFNNLPSHARSLDVGYFTHEGELFSAGKAEEYFILMEKIEGKEYFLDLERIKKEGKLTSLDKERTRALSSYLARIHAAKHDDRELYLRKIRDNVGHGECIMGLTDSYPENLDFVSWDDLCEIEKKCVDWRYKMKGKVHRLCMTHGDFHPWNIMFRDGADFTVLDRSRGEWGEAADDVSSITMNYIFYSLQKYGELAGPFKELYELFFNNYLERTEDRELLEVIQPFYVFRSLVVASPIWYPNLDPGVRTKLFNFIDNVLDSAEFDYQDVNSYL from the coding sequence ATGCAGTTGGGGATAAAAGCGGTCGAAGATTATCTGCAGGAATTATACGGAAGCGCGAAAGTTACCGCGATAAGCGAACTTGGCGGAATACCCCTCGAGGTTGAAGAAGGCATCAAAGGATTCGGTTACGGCAAGCCCTATCTTATCGTATTTGAGGCAAAAGGAAAAAAGCATTCTGTCGTTCTTTCATCCATGCGCGTACAGAAGGGTTTCGGGCATGACCATTTCTCGGACAGGGCTCAGATATTGATATGGCAGAATTCTGTTTTTAATAACTTGCCCTCTCATGCGCGATCTCTTGACGTTGGGTACTTCACGCACGAGGGTGAACTTTTTTCCGCCGGGAAGGCTGAAGAGTATTTCATTCTAATGGAAAAGATCGAAGGGAAGGAATATTTCCTTGACCTTGAAAGGATAAAGAAGGAAGGAAAACTCACTTCACTTGATAAGGAGAGGACAAGGGCGCTTTCCTCATATCTTGCCAGGATCCATGCCGCAAAGCATGATGACCGGGAACTGTACCTGCGGAAGATCAGGGATAATGTTGGGCACGGCGAGTGCATCATGGGATTGACGGACAGCTATCCTGAAAACCTGGATTTTGTGAGCTGGGACGACCTGTGCGAAATTGAAAAAAAATGCGTGGACTGGCGATACAAAATGAAAGGAAAGGTTCATCGCCTCTGCATGACACATGGCGATTTCCATCCCTGGAACATCATGTTCCGCGATGGTGCGGACTTTACTGTTCTTGACAGAAGCCGGGGGGAATGGGGCGAGGCTGCTGATGATGTTTCTTCTATAACAATGAACTACATTTTCTATTCATTGCAAAAATATGGTGAGCTTGCCGGGCCTTTCAAGGAATTGTATGAACTCTTCTTTAACAATTACCTTGAAAGAACAGAAGACAGGGAGCTGTTGGAAGTGATCCAGCCTTTCTATGTTTTCAGAAGTCTTGTGGTAGCCAGCCCCATATGGTACCCCAATCTCGACCCCGGCGTGCGCACCAAGCTTTTTAATTTTATCGATAATGTGCTTGATAGCGCAGAATTTGATTATCAAGACGTAAATTCTTATCTATAG
- the trmY gene encoding tRNA (pseudouridine(54)-N(1))-methyltransferase TrmY, whose amino-acid sequence MKDFIIIGHKAVTAPFSLNDLPGAAGRMDILCRCINAALFLSHDLRRDVRIYLVLKGEPSPPKLICFDGRYVRYLSPDERSAASLIKKALEKNALEFWTESTPGVSIKKGDLGDILGELGKKITNLREDGGDIRMKTSDVSYGDALFVLGDHMGLTEDEERTIETHDNEIVSVGPLSLHADHCIVLLHNEMDRKIAF is encoded by the coding sequence ATGAAAGATTTCATAATCATTGGCCACAAAGCCGTAACTGCCCCGTTTTCATTGAATGATCTCCCAGGCGCTGCAGGACGCATGGATATCCTGTGCAGATGCATCAATGCTGCGCTCTTTCTCTCCCATGACCTGCGAAGGGATGTCAGAATATATCTTGTCCTGAAAGGGGAACCTTCCCCGCCGAAGCTCATCTGCTTTGATGGAAGGTATGTAAGGTACCTGAGCCCGGATGAGCGAAGCGCAGCATCCCTTATAAAAAAGGCCCTTGAGAAAAATGCCCTGGAATTCTGGACAGAATCTACGCCCGGAGTAAGTATAAAAAAGGGGGATCTTGGCGACATCCTGGGTGAACTGGGCAAAAAAATAACCAATCTGCGGGAGGATGGGGGGGATATTCGTATGAAGACATCCGATGTGTCTTACGGTGACGCTTTATTCGTGCTGGGCGACCACATGGGCCTTACGGAAGATGAGGAGAGAACAATAGAAACTCATGACAATGAAATAGTTAGCGTGGGGCCTCTTTCTCTCCATGCCGACCATTGCATTGTTCTATTGCATAATGAGATGGATAGGAAAATAGCATTCTGA
- the ahcY gene encoding adenosylhomocysteinase: MKDYIIKDINLADEGKQRIEWARRHMPVLQKIKEQFEKEKPLKGINVVACLHVTVETANLIHAMKAGGANIALTASNPLSTQDDVAAALASEGIKTFAIKGEDEKQYYECLEEALKIKPHVTLDDGADTIALVHSKHQELIKGIKGGCEETTTGVIRLRAMAAEGALKYPVVAVNDAETKMMFDNRYGTGQSTIHGIMNATNILFAGKNIVVAGYGWCGRGVSSRARGLGGNVVVVEVEPRKALEAVMDGFRVMPMKEAAKVGDLFITVTGDISVISKEHFQVMKDQAIVCNSGHFNVEIDIPALTAMSKKVNQIKNDVQEFVLKDGRRIYLLAEGRLVNLASAFGHPPEVMDMSFANQALAVRYIAEKGSTLENQVYRVPFEIDSRVAKLKLEAMGIEIETLTEEQDKYLHSWTMGT; encoded by the coding sequence ATGAAAGATTATATTATAAAAGACATAAACCTTGCAGATGAGGGAAAACAGAGGATCGAATGGGCACGAAGACATATGCCAGTTCTCCAAAAGATAAAGGAACAGTTCGAAAAAGAAAAACCGCTTAAGGGCATCAATGTGGTGGCATGCCTTCATGTGACGGTCGAGACCGCAAATCTCATTCATGCCATGAAGGCGGGGGGCGCAAATATCGCCTTAACTGCCTCAAACCCGTTGAGCACACAGGATGATGTTGCTGCAGCCCTCGCTTCCGAGGGAATCAAGACATTCGCGATAAAAGGCGAGGACGAGAAACAATATTATGAGTGCCTTGAAGAGGCGCTTAAGATCAAACCTCATGTAACATTAGACGATGGCGCAGATACCATAGCACTTGTGCACTCAAAGCACCAGGAATTGATAAAAGGCATAAAAGGCGGATGCGAGGAAACCACGACAGGTGTGATAAGGCTTCGAGCCATGGCTGCAGAGGGCGCTTTGAAATACCCGGTGGTCGCAGTTAACGATGCCGAGACCAAGATGATGTTCGATAACCGCTACGGCACAGGGCAGAGCACCATACACGGGATAATGAACGCAACGAACATACTTTTTGCCGGGAAAAACATCGTAGTTGCCGGTTACGGTTGGTGCGGAAGAGGAGTATCTTCACGGGCTCGCGGACTGGGCGGCAACGTTGTCGTTGTCGAGGTCGAGCCCAGAAAGGCACTTGAAGCTGTCATGGACGGGTTCAGGGTAATGCCAATGAAGGAAGCGGCAAAAGTCGGGGACTTATTTATCACTGTCACCGGGGACATCTCCGTTATCAGCAAAGAACATTTCCAGGTCATGAAAGACCAGGCGATAGTGTGCAACTCAGGGCATTTCAATGTTGAGATCGATATCCCGGCACTTACCGCGATGTCAAAGAAAGTCAACCAGATAAAGAATGATGTGCAGGAATTTGTCTTGAAAGACGGGCGGAGAATCTACCTTCTTGCTGAAGGCAGGCTCGTGAACCTTGCCAGCGCATTCGGGCATCCCCCTGAGGTCATGGATATGAGCTTTGCGAACCAGGCACTTGCCGTCAGGTACATCGCAGAAAAAGGCAGCACGCTTGAGAACCAGGTCTACAGGGTGCCGTTCGAAATAGACAGCCGCGTGGCTAAACTCAAGCTTGAGGCCATGGGTATTGAGATAGAAACCCTCACCGAAGAGCAGGATAAATACCTCCATTCCTGGACAATGGGGACATAA
- a CDS encoding 50S ribosomal protein L21e, with product MAKTHGTRRKSRYKLKKTVREKGLSPISRAVQEFAEGDLVNIDLDPGIQNGMPHPKFQGKTGRVVGQRGRAYLVEVRDGGLMKEVIALPEHLTSQK from the coding sequence ATGGCAAAAACCCACGGAACAAGAAGAAAATCAAGATATAAACTCAAGAAAACAGTAAGAGAAAAAGGACTATCTCCAATAAGCAGGGCTGTACAGGAATTTGCCGAAGGTGATCTCGTAAATATTGATCTTGACCCGGGAATCCAGAATGGCATGCCGCACCCCAAATTCCAGGGTAAGACTGGAAGGGTCGTAGGTCAGCGCGGTCGTGCATATCTTGTTGAGGTTCGGGACGGCGGGCTTATGAAAGAAGTTATTGCGCTGCCTGAACATTTGACCTCACAAAAATAA
- a CDS encoding DUF655 domain-containing protein, which produces MITFGKKAEKEDFAYILDYLHYGRSDDNRPMYQKKPLAQGVGEKHFVLMEMTPKENVMPKAQDRVYIGEGDRPVIDHVKRRIIYNELTHGAQMELPPVIEKVVLTDENRFLSFFNDAYPITTRLHMLELLPGIGKKLMWGIIDERKKGEFTSFKNLVERVKGLHAPEKLIANRVMDELKDETIKYRIFTTPTPPKR; this is translated from the coding sequence ATGATAACTTTCGGGAAAAAGGCGGAAAAAGAAGATTTTGCATATATACTGGATTACTTGCATTATGGACGTTCTGATGACAATCGTCCGATGTACCAGAAGAAACCTCTTGCACAGGGAGTCGGCGAAAAACATTTTGTATTAATGGAGATGACTCCGAAAGAGAACGTGATGCCGAAGGCCCAGGACAGGGTGTATATAGGGGAAGGGGACAGGCCTGTAATAGACCATGTGAAGAGGCGTATCATCTATAATGAGCTTACCCATGGAGCCCAGATGGAACTTCCGCCCGTAATAGAAAAGGTAGTCCTGACCGATGAAAACAGGTTCTTATCTTTCTTTAATGATGCTTATCCCATAACAACGCGTTTGCATATGCTTGAATTGCTGCCGGGAATAGGTAAAAAACTCATGTGGGGTATAATAGACGAGAGGAAAAAAGGAGAGTTCACATCTTTTAAGAACCTCGTTGAAAGGGTCAAAGGTCTCCATGCTCCGGAGAAACTGATCGCGAACAGGGTTATGGATGAATTAAAGGATGAGACCATAAAATACCGGATTTTCACGACCCCGACGCCTCCAAAAAGATAA
- a CDS encoding adenylyl-sulfate kinase, which yields MAFAVWFTGLPGSGKTAIASRTASILRQKGSNIRILQLDEIRRVLTPSPKYTDEERDIVYASLAYMAKLLTECGVNVFIDATANRRKYRDAARRIIPNFAEVFVRCPLPVCMEREAHRKAVFSPKGIYKKAAGSGATVPGVNVPYEEPLKPEIIIDSDKMRPDESAQKVADIIITLFGELHAN from the coding sequence ATGGCCTTTGCAGTCTGGTTCACGGGTCTTCCGGGAAGCGGTAAGACGGCGATCGCATCGCGTACAGCGTCCATCCTTAGGCAAAAGGGATCCAATATAAGGATCCTTCAGCTTGACGAGATCCGAAGGGTCCTTACGCCTTCTCCGAAATATACGGATGAGGAGAGGGATATTGTATATGCCTCCCTTGCATATATGGCAAAACTTCTCACGGAATGCGGGGTCAATGTATTTATTGATGCAACTGCGAACAGAAGGAAATACCGTGATGCAGCCCGAAGGATAATCCCGAATTTCGCCGAAGTGTTTGTCCGGTGCCCACTCCCGGTATGCATGGAACGCGAGGCCCACAGGAAAGCTGTGTTTTCACCAAAGGGGATATACAAAAAAGCAGCGGGTTCGGGGGCAACCGTTCCGGGTGTAAATGTGCCATACGAAGAACCCCTTAAACCTGAGATAATTATAGATTCTGATAAAATGAGACCTGACGAGAGTGCACAAAAAGTCGCTGATATCATAATCACTCTTTTTGGAGAATTGCATGCAAATTGA
- a CDS encoding RNA polymerase Rpb4 family protein, whose amino-acid sequence MIVKQILGEEILTLPEVRQVLDQVREERENEEGKELGYELRKAISHAEMFARLDPIKSRELVNELIKLEKMKPEIAVRIADTLPLSNDEIRSIYAKERYTLTEQELKQILELVLKFA is encoded by the coding sequence ATGATAGTAAAACAGATTCTCGGCGAGGAAATACTGACCCTGCCTGAAGTTCGGCAAGTGCTTGATCAGGTGAGAGAAGAAAGAGAGAATGAAGAGGGCAAGGAACTGGGCTATGAATTGCGAAAAGCAATATCACATGCTGAGATGTTTGCAAGGCTCGATCCGATCAAATCCAGGGAACTTGTGAATGAACTTATAAAACTTGAAAAAATGAAACCTGAGATAGCAGTAAGGATCGCTGATACTCTGCCACTATCCAATGATGAGATAAGATCGATATATGCAAAGGAACGGTATACCCTTACAGAACAGGAATTGAAACAGATTCTGGAACTGGTTCTTAAATTTGCTTGA
- the rsmA gene encoding 16S rRNA (adenine(1518)-N(6)/adenine(1519)-N(6))-dimethyltransferase RsmA, which translates to MFISGFTVKWYKKDQHFLIDKRVLNRIIDFGGLNRSDIVLEIGAGYGNLTGAIAEKAGKVIAIEADPDLAASLDRWDNVEVITGDARKIEFPNFNKVISNLPYSISSPVTFKLLRYKFELGILMYQYEFAKRMVAKAGSEDYSRLSIAVQYYADAELLEVVPESAFSAPPKVRSAIVRLVPRPPLFKVSDQDFFMRFITAAFSQRRKKLRNAILNNAVSLGIKKSDVERLPREKLDVRAETLSSQELAELSDILASGKMKIPIT; encoded by the coding sequence ATATTCATTAGCGGGTTCACTGTGAAATGGTATAAAAAGGACCAGCATTTTTTAATAGATAAACGGGTTCTCAACAGGATAATAGACTTCGGCGGATTAAATCGCTCCGATATCGTGCTGGAAATTGGCGCGGGCTATGGCAATCTTACCGGGGCGATAGCTGAAAAAGCCGGAAAGGTCATAGCAATTGAAGCGGATCCTGATCTTGCAGCATCTCTTGACAGGTGGGATAATGTTGAGGTGATAACGGGAGATGCGCGGAAGATTGAATTCCCGAATTTTAATAAAGTGATATCCAATCTGCCTTATTCCATATCCTCCCCTGTCACTTTCAAACTGCTGAGATATAAATTCGAACTTGGGATTTTGATGTACCAGTATGAGTTTGCAAAAAGGATGGTCGCAAAGGCGGGCAGCGAGGATTACAGCAGGCTCTCAATTGCTGTCCAGTATTATGCTGACGCCGAGTTGCTGGAGGTCGTTCCAGAAAGCGCGTTCAGCGCCCCGCCAAAGGTCAGGTCTGCCATTGTGAGGCTGGTTCCCCGACCGCCGCTTTTCAAAGTTAGCGACCAGGATTTTTTTATGAGATTCATCACTGCAGCCTTTTCCCAGAGGAGGAAAAAGCTCAGGAATGCCATATTGAATAATGCAGTTTCACTTGGGATCAAGAAAAGTGATGTGGAAAGGCTGCCGCGGGAAAAGTTGGACGTCAGGGCAGAGACGCTGTCATCCCAGGAACTTGCGGAGCTTTCAGACATCCTGGCCAGCGGAAAAATGAAAATTCCAATCACATGA